Proteins from a single region of Chrysemys picta bellii isolate R12L10 chromosome 9, ASM1138683v2, whole genome shotgun sequence:
- the SCG2 gene encoding secretogranin-2 — translation MADAKTCWLGAVSSLTLFFVLICCVDAASIEPYQLLQKNPDYLVKNLQRLPSPDMIKALEYIENLRKQANKGENGPDYNFYQGAPFLLQQKESKDQSHLADNIRDSLTEDESQWVRSMLEALRQTEKESKAGSKENKPYTMSSDNFPAGVSDDYEAYKWPERRHKYVKMPHVHDEESSRDSPFKRTNEIVEEQYTPQSLATLESVFQELGKMTGPNNHKKERLDEDQKLYTEDEDDVYKVNNIAYEDVVGGEDWNPIEEKVESQTQEEIKDRKEEIDKNEEVIDDEMKRSGKQGFLEDEMGRDSKDQMSDDITKLMNYYLKRLMSNIGNGRLRTGHEEKRAGTFLEKLDPQSISQLIEISRNLQIPPEDLLDMLKTGEKQQQNERVETEQEPELPEDLEDDISETNLDHTDRFKNKMNPKNGYMKQPINVMPDNLPEDLNIEDIVNLLGTDNLANQKTSYFVNQLNEENSFPRLSYIPRRSKGYQLPKAAWINDLERRQTEYEKLNEKDEELADYLANMLAKYPEVINTNQLKRVPVSSENDQQEDDQLEQAIKEHLNQLGPQESDKLASLSKRLSMARENDDTQNRQYLDEDMLVKVLEYLNQEQSDKGRDHITKRAMENM, via the coding sequence ATGGCAGATGCTAAAACCTGCTGGCTTGGAGCAGTCTCCTCTCTCACCCTTTTCTTTGTTCTAATCTGTTGTGTTGATGCAGCTTCAATCGAACCTTATCAGCTGCTTCAGAAAAACCCAGACTACTTAGTGAAAAATTTACAAAGGCTCCCAAGCCCAGATATGATCAAAGCCTTGGAATATATAGAAAATCTCCGCAAACAAGCTAACAAGGGAGAAAATGGCCCAGACTACAATTTCTATCAAGGTGCCCCATTTCTTCTGCAgcagaaagaaagcaaagatcAGAGCCACCTAGCAGATAATATTAGAGATTCTCTGACTGAAGATGAGTCACAATGGGTTAGGTCAATGTTGGAAGCCTTGAGGCAAACAGAAAAAGAGTCAAAGGCTggatcaaaagaaaataaaccataTACTATGAGTTCAGATAACTTTCCAGCTGGCGTGAGTGATGATTATGAGGCTTATAAGTGGCCTGAGAGACGACACAAATATGTCAAAATGCCACATGTACATGATGAAGAAAGTTCAAGAGACAGTCCTTTCAAGCGCACCAATGAAATAGTAGAAGAACAATATACACCCCAAAGCCTTGCTACTTTGGAGTCTGTCTTTCAGGAGCTGGGGAAGATGACAGGACCAAATAATCACAAAAAAGAGAGGCTGGATGAGGATCAGAAATTGTACACAGAAGATGAAGATGATGTATATAAAGTGAATAATATTGCTTATGAAGATGTAGTGGGAGGAGAAGACTGGAATCCAATAGAGGAAAAAGTGGAAAGCCAAACACAAGAAGAGATAAAAGATCGTAAAGAGGAAATTGATAAAAATGAAGAAGTGATTGATGATGAAATGAAGAGATCAGGGAAACAAGGCTTCCTGGAGGATGAAATGGGGAGAGACAGTAAAGATCAAATGTCAGATGACATTACAAAGCTAATGAATTATTATCTGAAGAGGCTGATGAGCAATATTGGAAATGGCAGGTTAAGGACTGGACATGAAGAAAAAAGGGCAGGTACATTTTTGGAAAAACTTGATCCTCAGTCTATCTCTCAACTAATAGAAATCTCAAGGAATTTACAAATCCCTCCAGAGGATTTACTAGACATGTTGAAAACTggagaaaagcagcagcagaatgaAAGGGTGGAGACAGAGCAAGAACCAGAGCTCCCAGAAGATCTTGAGGATGACATCTCTGAAACAAATCTAGACCACACagatagatttaaaaataaaatgaaccctAAAAATGGTTACATGAAGCAGCCAATTAATGTTATGCCAGATAATCTACCTGAAGACCTCAATATTGAAGATATTGTCAATCTTTTAGGGACTGATAATTTAGCTAATCAGAAAACCTCCTACTTTGTAAATCAGCTTAATGAAGAGAACAGTTTTCCAAGACTTTCCTACATTCCCAGAAGATCTAAAGGATATCAACTTCCTAAAGCTGCTTGGATTAATGATTTGGAAAGACGACAAACGGAATAcgaaaaactaaatgaaaaagATGAAGAACTAGCAGATTACTTGGCAAATATGTTGGCAAAATACCCTGAAGTTATCAATACAAACCAGCTGAAACGTGTTCCAGTTTCATCTGAAAATGATCAACAGGAAGATGACCAGCTTGAGCAAGCAATCAAAGAACATCTAAATCAGCTGGGACCACAAGAATCTGATAAACTAGCCTCACTCAGCAAAAGGCTGTCCATGGCCCGGGAGAATGACGACACACAAAACAGGCAGTATCTGGATGAAGATATGCTAGTAAAGGTGCTAGAGTACCTAAACCAGGAGCAATCAGACAAAGGAAGAGATCACATTACTAAAAGGGCAATGGAAAATATGTAA